In the Brevundimonas sp. MF30-B genome, TCCCGCCCTGCCCGACGCGGCCGGCCATGACCTTTGGCGAAGGGACTACGGCGGCTCGGCCGGCTTGCTTGGCGTCGTCATGAATGGAGGCGACGCGGCGTCGGCTCACGCCCTGATGACCGCGCTAACCCTATTCGGCCTGGGCTACTCGTGGGGCGGCTTCGAGAGCCTGATCACCCATGAAACCGGTCAACTGGCTCTACGCGCCGACCCGCCGAAGCTGGAGGGGGCGCTGCTGCGGCTGCATATTGGACTCGAGGATCCCAACGATCTCATCGCGGACCTGGAGATAGGCCTCGCGGCCTGGGCATCTCGTTAGATCAGGCCGCTTAGCGGCGACGAGGGGCTGGCGTACATGCGTTTGGGCATCCGCCCAGCCAGATAGGCTTCGCGGCCCGCGATGACGGCGTGTTTCATGGCCCGGCCCATGCGTATCGGATCCTGAGCCCCCGCGATGGCGGTGTTGGCGATCACGGCGTCGCAGCCAAGCTCCATGGCGATGGCGGCGTCAGAAGCCGTGCCCACCCCGGCGTCGACGAGTATGGGGACCTTGGCCTGCTCAACGATCAGGCGGATGTTGACCCGGTTCTGAATGCCCAGCCCCGAGCCGATCGGGCTGGCGGCCGGCATGACGGCGGCGGCGCCCGCCTCCTCCAACCGCTTGGCCATCACGACATCGTCGGTGCAGTAGACCATGACGTCGAAGCCGTCCTTGACCAGCAGGTCCAGCGCCCGGAGCGTCTCGATCATGTCAGGATACAGGTGCGCACTGTCGCTCAGCACCTCTAGCTTGACCAGATTCCAGCCCCCGGCTTCGCGCGCCAGCCGCAGCGTCCGCACCGCATCCTCGCCCGTGAAGCAGCCGGCGGTGTTGGGCAGGAAGGTGAACCGCTCGGGCTTCAGATGGTCCACCAGCATGGGCTGGCTGGGGTCCGACAGGTTTACTCGACGCAGCGCCACGGTGACGATGTCGGCGCCCGCCGCCTCTGCCGCCGCTGCGTTCTGGGCGTAGTCAGCGTATTTCCCCGTGCCCACGATCAGGCGTGAGGAGAAGGTGCGTCCCGCGACGGTCCAGGTGTCGGCATATGCATCGGTCATGCGCCCGGTCCTAGCGATCCAGGCGGTGTCGCGCCAGCCGGATATGCGGTGCGGTGCGCGGGAATGCGGCGCCTCCCGCAGGTCCTCAGCCGCCTCCGACGAACTGCACCAGCTCAATCCGGTCGCCCTGCGCAAGGCCGGTCTTGGCATGCAGAGAGCGCGGGACGATCTCGAGATTGCGCTCAACCGCGACCTTGCG is a window encoding:
- the thiS gene encoding sulfur carrier protein ThiS encodes the protein MQIEVNGEPRDTSASTISDLIAELGLDARKVAVERNLEIVPRSLHAKTGLAQGDRIELVQFVGGG
- a CDS encoding thiazole synthase, which produces MTDAYADTWTVAGRTFSSRLIVGTGKYADYAQNAAAAEAAGADIVTVALRRVNLSDPSQPMLVDHLKPERFTFLPNTAGCFTGEDAVRTLRLAREAGGWNLVKLEVLSDSAHLYPDMIETLRALDLLVKDGFDVMVYCTDDVVMAKRLEEAGAAAVMPAASPIGSGLGIQNRVNIRLIVEQAKVPILVDAGVGTASDAAIAMELGCDAVIANTAIAGAQDPIRMGRAMKHAVIAGREAYLAGRMPKRMYASPSSPLSGLI